A genome region from Aliivibrio salmonicida LFI1238 includes the following:
- the rsuA gene encoding 16S rRNA pseudouridine(516) synthase RsuA has protein sequence MRLDKFLCETTGATRSEATRIVKSGTVTVNGVKTKVTSVKVTDDSTVEWDGRELKFHGPRYIMLFKPDGYVCSHEDSTHPSALTLLDEVNLEKLHFAGRLDVDTTGLVLITDDGQWSHKITSPKRKCPKTYRVWLDEPIGAYYAEQLTEGIQLKSETGLIMPATMEVVNEEEHELLLTIQEGKYHQVKRMFAALGNKVEGLHRSQIGGLGLDYSLEPGEYRYLTAEEVKAVLSK, from the coding sequence ATGCGTTTAGATAAATTTTTGTGCGAAACAACAGGTGCTACCCGTAGCGAAGCTACTCGAATCGTTAAAAGTGGTACTGTCACTGTTAATGGCGTAAAAACAAAAGTGACTTCAGTAAAAGTAACTGACGATTCGACCGTTGAGTGGGATGGTCGTGAGCTTAAATTCCATGGTCCTCGTTATATTATGCTATTTAAGCCAGATGGTTACGTGTGTTCACATGAAGACAGTACGCACCCATCGGCATTAACTCTTTTAGATGAAGTGAATCTAGAGAAGTTACACTTTGCTGGTCGCCTTGATGTTGATACGACAGGGTTGGTACTGATTACTGATGATGGCCAATGGTCACATAAAATCACATCACCAAAGCGTAAGTGTCCTAAAACATACCGAGTATGGCTTGATGAGCCAATTGGTGCTTATTACGCTGAGCAATTAACGGAAGGCATTCAGCTTAAGAGTGAAACTGGTTTAATAATGCCTGCAACAATGGAAGTGGTTAATGAAGAAGAGCACGAGCTTTTATTAACGATCCAAGAAGGCAAGTATCATCAAGTTAAACGTATGTTTGCTGCGTTGGGTAATAAAGTTGAAGGCTTACACCGTTCTCAAATTGGCGGTTTAGGTTTAGATTATTCATTAGAGCCTGGCGAATATCGTTACTTAACCGCAGAAGAAGTAAAAGCGGTTTTGAGCAAGTAA
- a CDS encoding Bcr/CflA family multidrug efflux MFS transporter: protein MSSSASDLSEAPKLSLLLVIILGAISALTPLAIDMYVPAMPSIAADLGVSAGSVQMTLTAYTAGFAIAQLIHGPLADSYGRRPVLIIGTVLFAICAVIGAQVDGIESLMYIRVLQGIAGAASAVVIQAIVRDMFNKEDFARMMSFITLVMTIAPLVAPMIGGHMAVWFGWRSIFWLLAIFAVLTIFAILWRIPETLAEENRSPFRLMTSFRNYRSLFKNPVSLGLIFSGAFSFAGMFSFLTAGSFVYIDIYGVSVSNFGYLFGLNVVFLIVMTAINGRMVKKMGSHNMIKFGLSIQLFAGILMMVGQLLNWGLWGTVIPVVLFVGCISTIGSNTMGLLLSHYPKMAGTASSLAGTLRFGTGSLVGACIAMFPADSAWPMVSSMAACSILSFGCYFVFGRKA from the coding sequence ATGTCATCCTCAGCTAGCGATCTTTCTGAAGCCCCTAAGTTAAGTCTTTTATTAGTCATCATTTTGGGTGCTATTTCAGCGCTAACACCACTTGCTATTGATATGTATGTTCCTGCAATGCCGAGCATTGCGGCGGATCTTGGTGTATCTGCGGGTTCAGTTCAGATGACATTAACAGCTTATACGGCCGGCTTTGCGATTGCACAACTGATTCATGGGCCACTGGCTGACAGTTATGGTCGCCGTCCGGTATTAATTATTGGTACGGTGCTCTTTGCCATTTGTGCGGTGATTGGTGCACAGGTTGATGGTATTGAATCATTAATGTATATCCGTGTTTTACAAGGGATTGCAGGAGCGGCATCAGCGGTGGTTATTCAAGCTATTGTTCGTGACATGTTTAATAAAGAAGATTTTGCCCGCATGATGTCTTTCATCACGTTGGTCATGACAATTGCCCCACTGGTCGCGCCGATGATTGGTGGACACATGGCGGTATGGTTCGGTTGGCGTTCAATTTTTTGGTTACTGGCTATTTTTGCCGTGTTAACTATTTTTGCAATTCTTTGGCGGATCCCTGAAACGTTGGCAGAAGAGAATCGCTCTCCTTTTAGATTAATGACGTCGTTTAGAAATTACCGTTCATTATTTAAAAACCCAGTGTCACTTGGTTTGATTTTCTCTGGTGCTTTTTCTTTTGCTGGGATGTTTTCATTTTTAACGGCAGGCTCATTTGTTTACATCGATATTTATGGTGTGAGCGTGTCTAATTTTGGTTATTTATTTGGTTTAAACGTTGTTTTCTTAATTGTTATGACCGCGATTAACGGTCGTATGGTTAAAAAAATGGGTTCCCATAATATGATTAAGTTCGGCCTTTCTATTCAACTGTTTGCTGGCATTCTGATGATGGTCGGGCAACTATTAAACTGGGGTCTATGGGGAACGGTTATTCCTGTTGTATTGTTTGTGGGTTGTATCTCGACGATTGGCAGTAATACGATGGGCTTATTGTTAAGCCACTACCCTAAAATGGCGGGAACCGCATCATCATTAGCGGGCACATTGAGATTTGGTACGGGGTCACTTGTTGGCGCTTGTATTGCAATGTTTCCTGCTGATTCTGCTTGGCCTATGGTGAGTTCCATGGCAGCATGTTCTATCTTATCTTTTGGTTGTTATTTTGTTTTTGGACGTAAAGCGTAA
- a CDS encoding DUF2913 family protein — MSNETNTVHYYQEIQKVINEALTDLQESKDSGRLPKNPVSANHFLIRWVTTAIKSQRFSRCVVKDLQTWQKEGRTKGTGTELPVRFEHYSRLYQALAPIDTVTPITKSVVMGWCESLEEKEWCVTTDFEILEKASLFSDGDHSLIICATQLASCFEGDDAENQLLVKPLTCYVRGNHHEFVESAFEHGLIVHKRSDYKSKVKYHGEYLIYPNNHGIQLGETPFSFNVKK, encoded by the coding sequence ATGAGTAATGAGACAAACACAGTGCACTATTATCAAGAAATTCAAAAAGTAATTAATGAAGCTCTTACTGACTTACAAGAAAGTAAGGACAGTGGACGCTTACCGAAAAATCCGGTAAGTGCAAATCACTTTTTGATCCGATGGGTGACCACTGCGATTAAATCACAGCGTTTTTCTCGTTGTGTCGTCAAAGATTTGCAGACTTGGCAAAAAGAAGGCCGTACGAAAGGGACTGGAACTGAGCTTCCTGTTCGTTTTGAACATTATTCTCGCTTGTATCAAGCATTAGCGCCTATTGACACCGTGACTCCAATTACTAAATCAGTAGTAATGGGGTGGTGTGAGTCATTAGAAGAAAAAGAATGGTGTGTAACGACAGATTTTGAAATTTTAGAAAAAGCGTCTTTGTTTTCAGATGGTGATCATTCGTTGATTATCTGTGCGACGCAATTAGCATCGTGTTTTGAAGGGGATGATGCTGAAAATCAACTGCTTGTGAAGCCGTTGACGTGTTATGTTCGTGGTAATCATCATGAGTTTGTTGAATCGGCTTTTGAGCACGGTTTGATAGTACATAAGCGTTCTGACTATAAATCAAAAGTAAAATACCATGGTGAATATTTAATTTATCCAAATAACCACGGTATTCAATTAGGTGAAACGCCATTTTCATTTAATGTGAAAAAATAA
- a CDS encoding MATE family efflux transporter, which produces MSVFLSNVIAHTRGDFLKRLILIAIPIALQNIMFSSRGLVDVLMLGQLGEAEIAAVGVASRATFVTTIMLVGVTTGGALLTAQYWGAQNREGVRQSTALTWMVSMAMATIAVALFLFMPHQIMSLATDSQEVIDLGADYLLITALTMYVVSCGSSMAVGLRSIHQPGVSTFFSGIGIVANVFFNWVLIFGHLGAPAMGIKGAAWATLISGVIEIVFLYGYLYRKSHLLSFGFDDIKAVINWPKIAKFLSLSLPTTFNFLVWAAGIFTYHAIMGQSGVQGLAALSVISPIESIALSFLIGAAGAASVLIGNQLGAKKYEAVYYQGWGVLALSVATSVVIALFVMLFQHQILDMFPALSDETRMIAEKFMAILAVIIVIRSVPLTAIVGILRAGGDVKFCLYQDIVSQWLIGIPVATIGALFLGLAPEYVYALFVVEEIVKWFGSIHRMRSKKWIRNLVDA; this is translated from the coding sequence ATGTCTGTCTTCCTTTCTAATGTTATCGCACATACTCGCGGTGATTTCCTTAAGCGTTTAATTCTTATTGCAATACCTATTGCTCTGCAAAATATTATGTTCTCTAGTCGAGGCTTAGTGGACGTATTGATGCTGGGTCAATTAGGTGAAGCTGAGATTGCTGCCGTTGGCGTAGCCAGCCGTGCTACGTTTGTAACAACGATAATGTTGGTTGGCGTGACCACGGGGGGCGCGTTGTTAACGGCTCAGTATTGGGGGGCACAAAATAGAGAAGGCGTTCGACAAAGTACGGCTCTGACTTGGATGGTGAGCATGGCAATGGCTACTATTGCCGTCGCTTTGTTTTTATTTATGCCTCATCAAATCATGTCATTAGCGACCGATTCTCAAGAGGTGATTGATTTAGGTGCGGATTACTTATTGATCACGGCACTGACGATGTACGTAGTGTCATGCGGCAGCAGTATGGCGGTAGGTTTACGATCGATCCATCAACCGGGTGTGAGTACTTTTTTTAGTGGTATTGGTATTGTTGCTAATGTCTTTTTTAACTGGGTACTTATTTTTGGTCATTTAGGTGCTCCAGCAATGGGCATTAAAGGTGCGGCTTGGGCAACATTGATCAGTGGTGTTATTGAAATCGTATTTTTGTATGGTTACCTTTACCGTAAATCGCATTTATTAAGTTTTGGTTTTGATGACATTAAAGCGGTGATTAATTGGCCTAAGATAGCTAAGTTTTTATCACTTTCCTTACCGACTACGTTTAATTTTTTAGTTTGGGCGGCGGGTATTTTTACTTACCACGCGATTATGGGGCAATCTGGTGTTCAGGGCTTAGCGGCATTGTCTGTGATTTCTCCAATTGAATCTATTGCGTTGAGTTTTCTTATTGGTGCAGCAGGTGCTGCCTCTGTGCTTATTGGTAATCAACTGGGTGCTAAGAAATATGAAGCCGTGTATTACCAAGGGTGGGGAGTGCTTGCATTAAGTGTGGCCACCAGTGTTGTTATTGCTTTATTTGTGATGCTATTTCAACATCAGATTTTGGATATGTTTCCTGCGTTAAGTGACGAAACAAGAATGATTGCTGAAAAGTTCATGGCGATTTTAGCTGTGATTATTGTGATCCGCAGTGTGCCATTAACAGCTATTGTTGGCATTTTACGTGCGGGTGGTGATGTTAAGTTTTGCCTTTACCAAGACATTGTTTCTCAGTGGTTGATAGGGATCCCCGTTGCGACTATTGGTGCATTATTCTTAGGATTAGCCCCTGAATACGTTTATGCGTTATTTGTGGTTGAAGAAATTGTAAAATGGTTTGGATCTATCCATCGAATGAGATCGAAAAAATGGATTAGAAATTTGGTGGATGCGTAA
- a CDS encoding ABC transporter ATP-binding protein: MLKLTNLNKGYVDGGEFHPILQGAELTIEQGAQIALMGESGSGKSTLLNLIAGLDSADSGEIDIAGFSMHSPKQSARTSYRRNNIGLIFQQFNLLPTLSVADNIRFCRQLKGLRDDDALWRQIISALDLMPLLGRYPEEVSGGQQQRAAIARALYMEPKLLLADEPTGSLDEKNAEAVMRLLTRLSRDLHCTLLLVTHSEKVANHMDGLIKLQGGKLDVISGS, encoded by the coding sequence ATGTTAAAGCTGACAAACCTGAATAAAGGGTATGTGGATGGTGGTGAATTTCATCCAATTCTTCAAGGAGCAGAGTTAACAATCGAGCAAGGCGCTCAAATTGCTTTAATGGGCGAAAGTGGCTCGGGCAAAAGTACCCTTCTAAATTTGATTGCCGGACTTGATAGCGCTGACAGTGGCGAGATCGATATTGCTGGCTTTTCAATGCACTCTCCAAAACAAAGCGCTAGAACGTCTTATCGACGCAATAATATAGGGCTTATTTTTCAGCAATTTAATCTTCTTCCTACCTTAAGCGTTGCGGATAATATTCGTTTTTGTCGTCAATTAAAAGGGCTGCGTGATGATGATGCTTTGTGGCGTCAAATTATCTCAGCGTTAGATTTAATGCCGCTTTTAGGTCGATACCCTGAAGAAGTCTCTGGTGGACAGCAACAGCGAGCCGCGATCGCTCGTGCATTGTATATGGAACCAAAGTTATTACTTGCCGATGAACCTACGGGCAGTTTAGATGAAAAAAATGCCGAAGCAGTAATGCGATTGCTTACTCGTCTTTCTCGTGATCTTCATTGCACTTTATTATTGGTTACTCACAGTGAAAAAGTAGCGAATCATATGGATGGGCTTATTAAACTGCAAGGAGGAAAATTAGATGTCATTTCCGGTAGTTAG
- a CDS encoding ABC transporter permease, with product MSFPVVRALLGHYRRHPLQIFLVWLGLTLGVSLLVGVLAINHHAKISYSEGEKLFSNPFPNRIRSIQENITIPQAFYINLRRAGYTSCMPVQTQHLETTNDIDISLVGIDPVALMQISKNSVASNENLLSLMRPPFPVLISQPLASYFSLSDGDYIELENQANLGPVIVDKFNRLSGSRLFSDISLTRMLGHKAGFDVLLCGEMSEKEADRLERMLPRGLQLDTHKESGLTALTKAFHTNLFAMGMLSFVVGLFIFYQAMSLSFIQRQPLVGTLRQIGVSTKELIFAMSAEVMLWVLIGWLSGNFFGVLLANELMPTVSNSLYSLYNADVDLLITWSWSWSYQSLWMAILGCILACGWPLYRLLSIEPIRLTARLSLVRFAGKEFEVQAIIACVFCVAAYLIHLLPHSHEYGFILIGFLMVGVGLLTPFIILKLFDWLSYKLPSPKARWFFADSSASLSYRGVAAMAFMLALASNIGVETMVGSFRATTNDWLEQRLAADIYIQPSKASASRITYWLEKQPEVEEVWRQWKIDYQTEYGNLEILSTGSSPGEKNALTMKVAIPEYWDSLHHSRSLLISESMALKWDLKPGDYLDLPAPVGDNWQISGVYYDYGNQYNQLMLTHNAWLKAFGGQGTTGIGVVLTDESKRTQLIGRVLKKYRLPVEQVVDNNNIQTQAMKVFDRTFIVTGTLGNLTLVIAVFGLFFATLVGETSRQRQTALLRCLGLSGKELIMLGGLQLLAIGLLTILIALPLGILLSQLLIDIVMKYAFGWTMEINYFPMEYLATFGWALLALTVAGSATVWRVTRRQAITSLRESL from the coding sequence ATGTCATTTCCGGTAGTTAGGGCACTTTTAGGGCACTACCGTCGCCACCCATTACAAATATTTTTAGTATGGCTTGGTTTAACACTTGGCGTATCGCTTCTTGTGGGTGTATTAGCCATTAATCACCATGCAAAGATAAGCTATAGCGAAGGCGAGAAACTCTTTTCTAATCCTTTTCCTAATCGTATTCGCTCTATTCAAGAAAACATCACGATTCCTCAAGCGTTCTATATTAATTTACGTCGAGCGGGCTACACCTCCTGTATGCCGGTTCAAACTCAGCATTTAGAAACAACCAATGATATTGATATCTCGTTGGTTGGTATTGATCCTGTCGCATTAATGCAGATTTCAAAAAATAGCGTAGCAAGCAATGAGAATTTGTTGTCGTTAATGCGTCCGCCGTTTCCTGTTCTTATTAGCCAACCTTTAGCGTCTTATTTTAGCTTAAGTGATGGCGATTATATTGAACTTGAAAATCAAGCTAATCTTGGTCCTGTCATCGTTGATAAATTTAATCGACTTTCTGGATCTCGACTTTTTTCTGATATTTCATTAACTCGAATGCTGGGTCATAAGGCAGGTTTTGATGTTTTACTGTGCGGTGAAATGTCCGAAAAAGAAGCCGATAGATTAGAACGAATGCTACCAAGAGGGTTGCAGCTCGATACACATAAAGAATCTGGTTTAACCGCATTAACAAAAGCATTTCATACCAACCTATTTGCGATGGGTATGCTTTCTTTTGTTGTTGGTTTATTTATTTTTTACCAAGCAATGTCGCTTTCTTTTATTCAACGTCAGCCTTTAGTTGGAACATTAAGACAAATTGGCGTATCAACAAAAGAGTTGATATTTGCGATGAGTGCCGAGGTGATGTTGTGGGTACTTATTGGTTGGTTAAGCGGTAATTTCTTTGGGGTATTGCTTGCTAATGAGTTAATGCCTACGGTTTCTAATAGCTTATATTCACTCTACAACGCGGATGTTGATTTGCTAATTACGTGGAGTTGGAGCTGGAGTTATCAAAGCTTATGGATGGCGATTCTTGGCTGTATTTTAGCGTGTGGTTGGCCGTTATACCGCTTGCTTAGTATCGAACCTATTCGATTAACTGCTCGTTTATCATTGGTTCGTTTTGCAGGGAAAGAATTTGAAGTTCAGGCCATTATTGCCTGCGTATTTTGTGTTGCAGCGTATTTAATTCATTTATTGCCTCATAGCCATGAGTATGGATTTATTCTTATTGGTTTCTTAATGGTGGGGGTTGGATTATTGACTCCATTTATTATTTTAAAATTATTTGATTGGCTTTCTTACAAATTACCGTCGCCTAAAGCGCGATGGTTTTTTGCCGATTCGTCTGCAAGTTTAAGTTATCGAGGCGTCGCTGCGATGGCATTTATGTTAGCCCTTGCGTCTAATATTGGTGTTGAAACGATGGTGGGTAGCTTTAGGGCAACGACTAACGATTGGCTTGAACAACGCTTAGCTGCCGATATTTATATACAACCGAGTAAGGCTTCTGCGAGTCGAATTACTTATTGGCTAGAGAAACAACCAGAAGTTGAAGAAGTATGGCGTCAATGGAAAATTGATTATCAGACCGAGTATGGCAATTTAGAGATTTTAAGTACAGGTTCATCGCCTGGTGAGAAAAATGCATTAACCATGAAAGTGGCCATTCCTGAATATTGGGATTCATTACACCACTCTCGCAGTTTGCTGATTAGTGAATCAATGGCTCTGAAATGGGATTTAAAACCGGGAGATTACTTGGATCTACCGGCTCCGGTTGGTGACAATTGGCAAATATCTGGGGTTTATTATGATTATGGAAATCAGTACAACCAGTTAATGCTTACGCACAATGCTTGGCTAAAGGCCTTTGGTGGGCAAGGAACCACCGGTATTGGTGTTGTGCTTACTGATGAAAGCAAACGAACTCAATTGATTGGCCGAGTGCTTAAAAAATACAGATTACCAGTCGAACAAGTCGTTGATAATAACAATATTCAAACACAAGCGATGAAGGTGTTTGATCGGACTTTTATCGTAACGGGAACCTTAGGTAATTTAACGTTAGTTATTGCTGTGTTTGGTCTGTTTTTTGCTACTTTAGTCGGGGAAACCTCTCGTCAGCGGCAAACGGCGTTGTTACGTTGCTTGGGCCTTTCAGGCAAAGAACTCATTATGCTCGGTGGATTGCAATTATTGGCTATTGGATTGTTGACGATTTTAATTGCGTTGCCTCTTGGCATTCTCTTATCTCAATTACTCATTGATATCGTAATGAAATATGCATTTGGTTGGACGATGGAAATTAATTATTTCCCTATGGAATATTTAGCTACTTTTGGATGGGCTTTGCTTGCTCTAACGGTTGCAGGTTCGGCAACGGTATGGCGAGTGACTAGACGACAAGCGATTACGTCTTTAAGAGAGTCTTTATAA
- a CDS encoding lipocalin-like domain-containing protein, with protein sequence MAMNKEKKTSLKVSLFILIVVFSFSAAYYINWHEVDEGGKNEINTIFAESNNAYFNPVLPGYPLAFPKDYREHPNFQHEQWMMTVNGISSTGDTIGIQWTIFRISSDDRETKGWLDPKLYIAKVVVTTEDGKWVGERVARGGIGQAGISQRPYRVWIDDWQWRSLGRTPFPAVVTAGAKDFSIKLSINQEGPVIPLGEQGYSKKHDLMPIASYEYMAPFLAVRGNVTLDNKVYSFVGKGILEHEWGSGLLDENQQGWDWFIINLNKDSKLLVIQYRHQGQEPYRYGSLLYKNGSHVPLTSNEISFQTLPARQLKDGRKLPLQWIINIPKYDINLTTQVVRDEQWLNTLIPYWQGPITTSGSHEVTGFMQLTGY encoded by the coding sequence ATGGCGATGAATAAAGAGAAAAAAACCAGCCTAAAGGTGTCACTGTTTATTCTTATCGTTGTATTTTCTTTTTCTGCTGCTTATTACATAAATTGGCATGAAGTGGATGAAGGAGGTAAGAATGAAATTAATACGATTTTTGCCGAGTCAAATAATGCGTATTTTAACCCTGTTTTGCCTGGGTATCCTTTAGCTTTCCCAAAAGATTACCGAGAGCACCCTAATTTTCAGCATGAACAATGGATGATGACAGTCAATGGTATTAGCAGCACGGGTGATACCATCGGAATTCAATGGACGATTTTTCGTATATCAAGCGATGATAGAGAGACGAAAGGCTGGTTAGATCCTAAACTGTATATCGCTAAAGTCGTAGTGACGACTGAAGATGGTAAATGGGTAGGAGAGAGAGTCGCAAGAGGTGGAATAGGGCAAGCAGGCATCAGTCAGCGGCCTTATCGAGTGTGGATTGATGATTGGCAGTGGCGAAGCTTAGGTCGAACGCCATTTCCCGCTGTTGTCACTGCGGGCGCTAAAGATTTTTCAATTAAATTATCGATTAATCAGGAAGGACCTGTTATTCCGCTTGGCGAACAAGGGTATTCTAAAAAACACGATTTAATGCCGATTGCGTCTTATGAATATATGGCCCCATTTCTTGCGGTGCGAGGTAATGTAACGCTTGATAATAAAGTCTATTCATTTGTTGGAAAAGGCATACTTGAGCATGAATGGGGAAGTGGTTTATTGGATGAAAACCAACAAGGTTGGGATTGGTTTATTATTAATTTAAATAAAGACAGTAAGTTACTGGTTATTCAATACCGTCATCAAGGCCAAGAACCTTACCGTTATGGTTCGTTATTATACAAAAATGGTAGCCATGTTCCTTTAACGTCTAATGAGATTAGCTTCCAAACGTTACCTGCAAGACAATTGAAGGATGGACGTAAGTTACCTTTACAATGGATAATTAATATTCCTAAATACGATATAAATTTAACGACTCAAGTAGTCAGGGATGAACAATGGTTAAATACGTTAATACCTTATTGGCAAGGACCGATTACGACATCCGGTTCTCACGAAGTGACCGGATTTATGCAATTAACCGGTTATTAA
- the nhaA gene encoding Na+/H+ antiporter NhaA: MSDVIKNFFKLESAGGILLVIAAAIAMIIANSSFAPMYDTFLHTYLGGMSVSHWINDGLMAVFFLLIGLEVKRELLEGALKSKETAIFPAIAAVGGMLAPALVYVAFNMGDPEALSGWAIPAATDIAFALGIMALLGNRVPVSLKVFLLALAIIDDLGVVVIIAFFYTSDLSVLALVIGFVMTGILFLLNSKHVSKIRWYLLVGFILWVSVLQSGVHATLAGVVLGFAIPLKGKKGERSPLKHMEHALHPYVAFGILPLFAFANAGISLDGVSLDSLTTTLPLGVALGLFLGKPLGIFSFSYVAVKSGIAKLPAGVNMKHIFAVSVLCGIGFTMSIFISSLAFGGANPEFDKLARLGILMGSTLAAVVGYILLHISLPKKAA, encoded by the coding sequence ATGAGTGATGTTATTAAGAATTTTTTCAAATTAGAATCTGCAGGTGGGATTCTTTTAGTGATTGCAGCTGCAATTGCGATGATTATTGCAAACTCTTCTTTTGCGCCAATGTACGATACATTTTTACATACTTATCTTGGTGGCATGTCGGTGTCACATTGGATCAATGATGGTCTAATGGCTGTTTTCTTCTTATTGATAGGTCTTGAAGTTAAAAGAGAACTTCTTGAAGGCGCTCTTAAATCAAAAGAAACGGCTATCTTCCCTGCAATTGCTGCTGTTGGTGGCATGCTTGCTCCTGCATTGGTTTATGTTGCGTTTAATATGGGTGATCCAGAAGCGTTATCTGGTTGGGCTATTCCTGCTGCCACTGATATTGCTTTTGCTTTAGGTATCATGGCATTACTTGGTAACCGAGTACCTGTAAGCTTAAAAGTCTTTTTACTGGCACTTGCAATCATCGATGACCTCGGTGTTGTTGTAATTATTGCTTTCTTCTATACCAGTGATTTATCAGTATTAGCACTTGTGATTGGCTTTGTAATGACGGGGATTTTATTCCTACTAAATTCAAAGCATGTATCTAAAATACGTTGGTATTTATTAGTTGGCTTTATTCTGTGGGTTAGTGTTTTACAATCTGGAGTTCATGCGACGTTAGCGGGTGTGGTATTAGGCTTTGCTATTCCTTTAAAAGGTAAAAAAGGCGAGCGTTCACCTCTAAAACACATGGAACATGCACTTCATCCATATGTTGCTTTTGGTATTTTACCGTTGTTTGCATTCGCGAACGCAGGTATTTCATTAGATGGTGTGTCATTAGATAGCTTGACGACAACACTGCCACTGGGTGTCGCGTTAGGTCTGTTCTTAGGTAAGCCATTAGGTATCTTTAGCTTTAGTTATGTTGCTGTGAAATCAGGTATTGCTAAGTTGCCTGCTGGAGTTAACATGAAGCACATATTCGCGGTTTCAGTTCTTTGTGGTATCGGTTTTACAATGTCGATCTTTATCTCATCACTGGCATTTGGTGGTGCGAACCCTGAATTTGATAAATTAGCTCGATTAGGCATCTTAATGGGATCAACCCTAGCGGCAGTTGTTGGTTATATTTTACTGCACATTAGCCTACCTAAAAAAGCAGCATAA
- a CDS encoding IS4 family transposase has translation MDVSQALNIINDWKPSNVETLADLLPIHLIDEAYSLTDTVTMRKRKLTLESMVWLLVGMAIYNNKSMKDLVNQLDIVDRTGKAFVAPSALTQRRKNLGEAAMKAVFERMTSSWLKSANLPKWNGLTLLGVDGVVWRAPDNQKNEEAFSRQKGTQYPQVRMVCQMELSSHLITASAFDNYNTNEMILAEKLIDSTPDHSVTMFDKGFYSLGLLHKWQMTGSERHWLIPLKKNTQYEIIRSLGRNDKLVILRSNPRARKLFSNLPETMTARLVTRKIKGKDYQVLTSMIDPLRYPLKDIVGLYEHRWEIELGYREQKQYMLGNRLTLRSRLPELVKQELWGILLTYNLIRYQMVELCFNLKGNYLPYQLSFNGTLAHVSALLVGLPYSTPGAIPRQLKGFHQMAESLILDRRRERTFPRMVKPRPQRYARNKNAIHP, from the coding sequence ATGGATGTTTCTCAAGCTCTAAACATAATCAATGACTGGAAACCTAGCAACGTAGAGACTCTCGCTGATTTACTTCCAATCCATCTGATTGATGAGGCTTATTCTCTCACTGATACGGTGACGATGAGGAAGCGAAAGCTTACTCTTGAATCAATGGTATGGTTACTTGTTGGTATGGCTATCTATAACAATAAATCCATGAAGGATTTAGTTAATCAGCTTGATATTGTAGACCGTACAGGTAAAGCTTTTGTCGCTCCTAGTGCCCTTACTCAGCGCCGAAAAAATCTAGGTGAAGCAGCAATGAAAGCAGTCTTTGAGCGAATGACAAGTTCCTGGCTTAAGAGTGCTAATCTTCCTAAATGGAATGGACTAACTCTCTTAGGCGTTGATGGTGTTGTATGGAGAGCACCTGATAACCAGAAAAATGAAGAGGCTTTTTCTCGCCAAAAAGGAACTCAATATCCACAGGTAAGAATGGTTTGCCAAATGGAGCTAAGCAGTCATCTTATTACAGCGAGCGCTTTCGATAATTACAATACAAATGAAATGATATTGGCAGAGAAGTTAATAGATAGTACACCTGACCATAGCGTAACTATGTTCGATAAGGGGTTCTATTCATTAGGATTACTACATAAATGGCAGATGACAGGCTCAGAGCGTCACTGGCTTATTCCCCTTAAAAAAAATACTCAATATGAAATAATTCGATCGCTAGGTCGTAATGACAAACTTGTTATTCTTCGGAGTAACCCAAGAGCAAGAAAACTGTTTTCTAATTTACCTGAAACGATGACTGCTCGTCTCGTGACTCGAAAAATTAAAGGAAAAGATTATCAAGTTCTGACGTCAATGATTGACCCATTACGTTACCCATTGAAAGATATAGTCGGTCTTTATGAGCATCGTTGGGAAATAGAATTGGGTTACCGAGAGCAGAAACAATACATGTTAGGAAATCGCTTAACACTACGAAGCCGTCTGCCTGAATTAGTGAAACAAGAACTATGGGGTATCTTGTTGACTTATAATTTAATTCGCTACCAAATGGTAGAGCTTTGCTTTAATTTAAAAGGAAATTATCTCCCTTATCAATTGAGTTTTAATGGGACACTTGCTCATGTATCTGCATTATTAGTTGGTTTACCATACTCAACGCCAGGAGCGATCCCTCGACAATTAAAAGGCTTCCACCAGATGGCTGAAAGCTTAATACTTGATAGGCGAAGGGAAAGAACATTCCCTCGAATGGTAAAACCAAGACCTCAACGATATGCCAGAAACAAGAATGCCATTCACCCTTAA